The Primulina eburnea isolate SZY01 chromosome 6, ASM2296580v1, whole genome shotgun sequence genome contains a region encoding:
- the LOC140835354 gene encoding glutathione S-transferase T3-like has translation MPIENEPPTPTFVPETQFSDRETRVDLENVQNADVDVEGTKKRIIWKKEEDELLARSYVTMSDDPVIGNDQKGNDFWRRVADYYNNNRPAGSSRRALNVIRSHWHNTVQKKVNRFNANYNSVYNTYRSGHSDEDILRFAYEKYRDENNGVAFNLEHVWRIMKTRPLFTPQSDEHLVGTKKARISESGASNTSSNKDASIDLDINEEEIRPIGQKAAKRKGKNKAKSSMEDLTTRYDSMFESFAQYTDIKKNESEWKQKELAIEEMKAKAALNKSEAKKSKYLLKEYEILSKDTSQMTPEQLIVHEHLCDQIREKWNM, from the coding sequence ATGCCAATCGAGAACGAGCCGCCAACTCCTACGTTTGTCCCAGAGACTCAGTTCTCCGACCGTGAAACACGAGTTGATCTCGAAAATGTGCAAAATGCTGATGTAGATGTTGAGGGTACGAAGAAGCGAATAATATGGAAAAAGGAGGAAGACGAGCTACTAGCGAGATCGTATGTCACAATGAGTGATGACCCAGTCATCGGCAATGATCAGAAGGGGAATGATTTCTGGAGACGTGTTGCGGACTACTACAATAACAATCGTCCCGCTGGTTCATCTCGGAGAGCTTTAAACGTGATTCGATCTCATTGGCACAATACCGTCCAAAAAAAGGTAAATCGCTTCAACGCAAATTATAATAGTGTTTACAATACTTACCGAAGCGGCCATAGTGACGAAGACATATTGCGGTTTGCATATGAAAAATACCGTGATGAAAATAATGGAGTTGCATTTAATCTGGAGCATGTGTGGAGAATCATGAAAACACGTCCACTGTTCACTCCACAGTCCGATGAGCACTTGGTTGGTACAAAGAAAGCGAGAATCTCAGAGTCGGGGGCTAGCAACACCTCATCGAACAAAGATGCGagtattgatttagatataAATGAAGAAGAGATTCGCCCAATTGGTCAAAAAGCCGCAAAAAGAAAAGGTAAAAACAAAGCAAAATCATCGATGGAGGATTTGACAACAAGATACGACAGTATGTTCGAAAGTTTTGCGCAGTATACAGACATAAAGAAGAACGAATCTGAATGGAAACAAAAAGAACTTGCAATAGAGGAGATGAAAGCAAAAGCGGCTTTGAACAAATCTGAAGCTAAAAAGAGCAAATATTTGCTTAAGGAATACGAAATCCTTTCGAAAGACACATCACAAATGACGCCGGAGCAGCTTATAGTTCATGAACATCTGTGTGACCAGATTAGAGAGAAATGgaatatgtaa